One window from the genome of Bacteroidales bacterium encodes:
- a CDS encoding FKBP-type peptidyl-prolyl cis-trans isomerase — MKKIFLLAVVAVAASVLFTSCNSGKNNKITNYNDSISYALGVDYAANALMGMASTGETYNNDLFAVGFSDYVAGNPKIDQDKAYDILNAHFEKLMAERRSEQQQFEAMEQPTDEDNILYLGENAKKDGIKTTRSGLQYRVIKESKGEKPGSDKEVVRVEYTGRLIDGTVFDSSKDHGMPAEFALNQVISGWTEGLQLMPVGSIYEFTIPPQLGYGDREITGLIPANSILIFEVELLEILK, encoded by the coding sequence ATGAAGAAAATATTTTTATTGGCAGTTGTTGCTGTCGCAGCAAGTGTTTTGTTTACGTCTTGTAATTCAGGAAAAAACAATAAGATTACCAATTACAATGATAGTATTAGTTATGCTCTCGGAGTTGACTATGCTGCTAATGCTTTGATGGGAATGGCGAGTACTGGTGAAACTTATAATAATGATCTCTTTGCTGTGGGTTTCTCGGATTATGTTGCAGGGAATCCTAAAATAGATCAAGATAAAGCATATGATATTTTGAATGCTCATTTTGAAAAACTTATGGCAGAACGTAGAAGCGAACAACAACAATTTGAAGCAATGGAACAACCAACAGACGAAGATAATATTTTATATTTAGGTGAAAACGCCAAAAAAGACGGAATTAAAACTACACGAAGCGGGTTGCAATATAGAGTAATTAAAGAAAGTAAAGGTGAAAAACCGGGTAGTGATAAAGAGGTTGTGCGTGTGGAATATACAGGCAGGTTAATTGATGGTACGGTTTTCGATAGTTCAAAAGATCATGGAATGCCCGCTGAATTTGCTTTAAATCAAGTTATTTCCGGTTGGACGGAAGGTTTACAATTAATGCCTGTTGGTTCGATTTATGAATTTACAATTCCGCCGCAACTTGGTTACGGAGATAGAGAAATTACCGGATTAATTCCGGCAAACTCAATATTAATCTTTGAAGTAGAATTACTTGAAATTTTAAAATAA
- a CDS encoding CYTH domain-containing protein: MALQEIERKFLVTGDFKPYVTKATRITQGYLSSVPERTVRVRIKGDKGYITVKGMGNDSGASRFEWEKEIPVSDVEELLKICEPGVIDKTRYLVPVDGHTFEVDEFYKDNEGLTVAELELKSEDEQFSKPDWLGEEVTGDVKYFNSMLMKNPYKNWK; this comes from the coding sequence ATGGCATTACAAGAAATTGAAAGAAAGTTTTTAGTTACAGGAGATTTTAAGCCTTATGTAACTAAAGCAACACGCATTACCCAAGGTTATCTCAGTTCCGTTCCCGAAAGAACCGTTCGTGTACGTATCAAAGGTGATAAAGGTTATATTACCGTAAAGGGAATGGGAAACGATAGCGGAGCAAGTAGATTTGAATGGGAAAAGGAAATTCCTGTTAGTGATGTTGAGGAACTTTTGAAAATATGTGAACCCGGCGTAATTGATAAAACCCGTTATCTTGTTCCGGTTGACGGTCATACATTTGAAGTTGATGAATTTTATAAAGATAATGAAGGTTTAACTGTAGCCGAATTGGAATTGAAATCGGAGGACGAACAATTTTCAAAACCTGATTGGCTTGGTGAAGAAGTTACCGGTGACGTAAAATATTTCAACTCAATGTTGATGAAAAATCCATATAAAAATTGGAAATAA
- a CDS encoding lamin tail domain-containing protein — MKKILFAVLAIVICVTACVKDPIYDGITITNIKHSPETITDNDEVFVTADITSFVDFTAKLYYTVNEGQENIVEMNRSNSSNDKEYIAAIPEQALNAKIVYWIVANSDEKTVESTKLDYEVGALVIDYTKLRLNELNGNDKFIELYNGGTIAIPMTGVYIQKDGLENWRADETIIVNAGEYLLLYSVDVKADYPEHPENLFFNSGLSAKKEVRVQLFTPGGVSIDDFNLTTLVITAPNSYSRNADGVWYHAVATPGAQNVDGTEIVEGLEGGVIPTPDYTNLVLNELNGGFKFIELYNKGNVELSLKDMYMEKDGSTLIWTSEDIVIPANGYLLLYSEDVASTHPTHPANQIFGSGLSAKKSVKIELFMPDGTSRDVFTRGPEPWNVTNLSDLGSKSMARTPDGGDWKLVEEATPGTANPATGDEIPQE, encoded by the coding sequence ATGAAAAAAATATTATTCGCAGTATTAGCAATAGTTATTTGCGTTACTGCCTGTGTTAAAGACCCTATTTATGATGGAATAACAATTACTAATATCAAACATTCTCCGGAAACAATAACAGATAATGATGAAGTTTTTGTTACGGCAGATATTACTTCTTTTGTTGATTTTACGGCAAAATTGTATTACACCGTAAATGAAGGACAGGAAAATATTGTTGAAATGAACCGTTCTAATTCTTCAAATGATAAAGAATATATTGCAGCAATTCCCGAACAAGCACTTAATGCAAAAATTGTTTATTGGATTGTTGCAAATAGTGATGAAAAAACTGTAGAATCTACAAAATTAGATTATGAAGTTGGTGCTTTGGTTATTGATTATACAAAATTAAGATTGAATGAACTTAATGGAAACGATAAGTTTATTGAGTTATACAATGGAGGAACAATTGCTATTCCAATGACTGGTGTTTATATTCAAAAAGACGGTCTGGAAAATTGGAGAGCCGATGAAACTATAATAGTTAACGCGGGTGAATATTTGTTGTTATATAGTGTTGATGTTAAGGCCGATTATCCGGAACATCCTGAAAATCTGTTTTTCAACAGCGGGCTTTCTGCGAAAAAAGAAGTAAGGGTACAGCTCTTTACTCCGGGTGGCGTTAGTATTGATGACTTTAATCTCACAACTCTTGTAATTACAGCCCCAAATTCCTATAGTAGAAATGCCGATGGTGTTTGGTATCATGCGGTAGCTACTCCCGGTGCTCAAAATGTTGATGGTACCGAAATAGTTGAAGGACTTGAGGGCGGTGTTATCCCGACTCCCGATTATACTAATTTGGTTTTAAATGAATTAAACGGCGGATTTAAATTTATCGAACTTTACAATAAGGGCAATGTTGAACTGTCATTAAAAGATATGTATATGGAAAAAGACGGTAGTACACTTATTTGGACTTCCGAGGATATAGTTATTCCTGCCAATGGATATTTGTTGTTATATAGCGAAGATGTTGCTTCAACTCATCCTACACATCCGGCAAATCAGATTTTCGGCAGCGGATTATCTGCTAAGAAATCGGTTAAAATTGAGTTGTTTATGCCAGACGGTACATCTCGTGATGTGTTTACAAGAGGTCCTGAACCATGGAATGTAACAAATTTATCAGATTTAGGTTCTAAATCTATGGCTCGCACTCCCGATGGCGGTGATTGGAAATTAGTTGAAGAGGCAACTCCGGGTACAGCTAACCCTGCAACCGGAGATGAAATTCCTCAAGAATAA
- the lepA gene encoding translation elongation factor 4, with the protein MKKIRNFCIIAHIDHGKSTLADRLLEITGTVSGKDLQNQTLDDMDLERERGITIKSHAIQMNYKHNGEEYILNLIDTPGHVDFSYEVSRSIAACEGALLVIDATQGIQAQTISNLYQAVDNDLVIIPIMNKMDMGNAMPDEVEDMIIDLIGCSPDDIIRASGKTGMGIEEILEAIITKVPPPEGDPDAPLQMLVFDSVYNQFRGIIAYFKIVNGTIRSNDFVKFMSTKKEYHADEIGVLKLKQQPAKSLSAGNVGYIISGIKTSSEVKVGDTITHVERPCDKPIEGFQNVKPMLYAGVYPVDADDYEELRASLEKLQLNDASLYYELESSAALGFGFRCGFLGLLHMEIIQERLDREFDIDVITTVPNVNYKAYLTDGSTVEVYNPSGMPEPTKMDHIEEPYIIAEIITTPEFVGQIMKLCLDKRGTIKNQVYLTETRIELTFDLPLGEIIFDFYDKLKSISKGYASFDYHISGYRPAKLVRLDILLNGEMVDALSSLIHVDHAYSFGRRICEKLKELIPRQQFEIAIQAAIGSKIIARETVKAMRKDVTAKCYGGDITRKRKLLEKQKAGKKRMRQIGNVEVPQSAFLAILKVD; encoded by the coding sequence ATGAAGAAAATTAGAAATTTTTGTATTATCGCTCATATAGATCACGGTAAGAGCACTTTAGCCGATAGGCTTTTGGAGATTACAGGTACAGTTTCAGGAAAGGACCTCCAAAATCAGACTCTCGACGACATGGATTTAGAGCGGGAAAGAGGAATTACTATAAAAAGCCACGCCATTCAGATGAATTATAAGCACAATGGCGAAGAATATATATTAAATCTTATTGACACTCCCGGCCACGTGGACTTTTCCTATGAAGTCAGTCGCTCCATAGCTGCATGCGAAGGCGCACTACTCGTAATAGACGCCACTCAAGGTATTCAAGCCCAAACAATATCAAATCTCTATCAAGCAGTTGACAACGATTTAGTTATTATCCCCATAATGAATAAGATGGACATGGGTAATGCGATGCCTGATGAAGTAGAAGATATGATTATTGATTTAATAGGCTGCAGTCCGGATGATATAATCCGTGCAAGCGGTAAAACCGGTATGGGCATTGAAGAAATTCTCGAAGCTATTATAACCAAAGTACCTCCGCCGGAAGGAGACCCGGATGCTCCATTGCAAATGCTTGTATTTGATTCGGTTTACAATCAATTCCGCGGAATCATTGCTTATTTTAAAATTGTTAACGGAACTATCCGTTCTAACGATTTTGTAAAATTCATGAGTACTAAAAAAGAATATCATGCCGACGAAATCGGAGTATTAAAACTTAAACAGCAACCCGCTAAAAGTTTGAGCGCCGGAAATGTCGGTTATATAATCTCCGGAATTAAAACTTCTTCGGAAGTTAAAGTCGGCGATACGATTACTCATGTCGAAAGACCTTGTGATAAACCGATAGAGGGATTCCAGAATGTTAAGCCAATGCTCTATGCGGGTGTCTATCCCGTTGACGCTGATGATTATGAAGAATTACGTGCTTCTTTGGAAAAATTACAACTCAATGATGCAAGTCTTTATTATGAATTAGAGTCTTCGGCTGCTTTAGGATTCGGCTTTCGCTGCGGATTTCTAGGATTACTTCACATGGAAATAATTCAGGAACGACTTGATCGTGAGTTTGATATTGATGTCATCACTACTGTTCCCAACGTTAATTACAAAGCTTATTTGACAGACGGAAGTACAGTTGAGGTTTATAATCCGTCTGGAATGCCTGAACCGACCAAAATGGATCATATCGAAGAACCATATATTATCGCTGAAATAATTACAACTCCGGAGTTTGTAGGACAAATTATGAAATTATGTCTTGATAAACGCGGAACTATTAAAAATCAGGTTTATCTGACGGAGACACGTATTGAACTTACTTTTGATTTACCTTTAGGTGAAATTATTTTTGATTTTTACGATAAACTTAAAAGCATCTCAAAAGGTTACGCTTCTTTCGATTATCATATTTCAGGTTACAGACCTGCCAAATTAGTTCGTTTGGATATTCTTTTAAACGGTGAAATGGTTGATGCGCTCTCTTCTTTAATTCACGTAGATCACGCATATTCCTTCGGCAGAAGAATTTGTGAAAAGTTGAAAGAATTGATCCCAAGGCAACAGTTTGAAATTGCAATTCAAGCCGCAATCGGTTCAAAAATCATAGCAAGAGAAACTGTTAAAGCTATGAGAAAAGATGTAACCGCCAAATGTTACGGAGGCGATATTACGCGTAAAAGAAAACTGCTTGAAAAACAAAAAGCAGGTAAAAAACGTATGCGTCAAATCGGAAATGTTGAAGTACCGCAATCGGCATTTCTGGCCATACTTAAAGTCGACTAA
- the gap gene encoding type I glyceraldehyde-3-phosphate dehydrogenase produces MTTIKVGINGFGRIGRNVFKIALERGNIEIIGINDLTSTKVLAHLLKYDSTQGKFDGTVDYTDTELIVNGKAIPVYAEKAPINIKWSKTPDVVVESTGVFTKRESEKGGYGDHLKNGAKKVLLTVPAKDEIDNMIVIGVNDNALRDSDQCVSNASCTTNCIAPIAKVLQDNFGIEVGLMNTIHAYTNDQRILDAPHSDLRRARSAAVSIIPTTTGAAKAVGKIIPELKGKLDGLAMRVPVPTGSVVDLSVTLSRPVTKEEINAAMKKAAEGPMKGILQYTEDPIVSCDIIHNPHSSIFDAQLTMVMEGGRNAKVVSWYDNEWGYSERVVDLIEKLIK; encoded by the coding sequence ATGACAACTATTAAAGTAGGAATTAACGGTTTCGGCAGAATCGGTCGAAACGTTTTTAAAATTGCCCTTGAAAGAGGCAATATCGAAATTATTGGCATAAACGATCTTACGAGTACTAAAGTACTTGCTCATCTTTTAAAGTATGACTCTACTCAAGGAAAGTTTGATGGAACTGTTGATTATACAGATACCGAACTTATCGTAAACGGAAAAGCGATTCCCGTTTATGCGGAAAAGGCACCGATAAATATCAAATGGTCAAAAACTCCCGATGTTGTTGTTGAATCAACAGGTGTATTTACAAAACGCGAATCTGAAAAAGGCGGTTACGGCGACCATCTGAAAAACGGCGCTAAAAAAGTTCTTCTTACTGTACCCGCTAAAGATGAAATAGACAACATGATAGTTATTGGAGTGAATGACAACGCGCTCAGAGATTCCGACCAATGTGTTTCCAATGCATCTTGCACCACAAACTGTATAGCTCCGATTGCTAAAGTTCTTCAAGATAATTTTGGTATTGAAGTAGGTTTGATGAATACAATTCATGCATACACAAATGATCAAAGAATTCTGGATGCTCCTCACAGCGATTTGAGAAGAGCTCGCTCCGCTGCGGTCTCCATTATTCCTACAACTACAGGCGCTGCTAAAGCCGTAGGTAAAATTATCCCTGAGCTCAAAGGCAAACTTGATGGCTTAGCAATGAGAGTTCCGGTTCCTACAGGTTCAGTTGTAGATCTTAGTGTAACATTAAGCAGACCTGTTACTAAGGAAGAAATAAATGCTGCTATGAAAAAAGCTGCCGAAGGCCCTATGAAAGGAATTCTTCAATACACAGAAGATCCTATTGTTTCTTGTGATATCATTCATAATCCGCATTCATCAATTTTTGATGCACAGTTAACAATGGTTATGGAAGGAGGTCGGAACGCAAAAGTCGTTTCTTGGTATGACAACGAATGGGGTTACTCGGAAAGAGTAGTTGATTTAATTGAAAAGTTGATCAAATAA
- a CDS encoding DASS family sodium-coupled anion symporter, giving the protein MNDNNTRPANFDPLDMNNYRIEQLPKMKKSGFEKWMAIVGGPLALLVFILIYWVVDIPFLNTISSEGLDTTALARFEILGQEAFIRINYAMLAIFAASIVLWITEAIPNYLTSLFVILAVVLCHVTTEKTAFAQLGHPVMWLNILSFILASMLVKTKVAKRFALWMMVKFGKSATSIILCFVVINIVLSAFISATTAKAAILLPIFMVIAAIYGATGGDNRNNFGRNIVLQNLFQINVGASGFLTGSGANLLAAAMMAGALGTSIFSYQDWFVAAFPLALILIILGWLIGTKVIFPLKPEERKPQIEGGMQRMKEELDKMGKMSFQEYKAIAIFVAVLVLWATDKQHGISQTTVAFGGAILALLPKIGIVNWNDVDIPWHLMIFSAGAYVLGVGFDVTGLPATLVDVGFDHLGITNNTPYWVLFLLITFLMLFSALVFQSKTMRTLIFIPIALGIEQRFGFPTLSLAFPAALLIEHVYVLPFNSKPAALLYTTNQYSWSDTFKFGITMMVITWIMIIIWGETVLRWLGYTNGLFF; this is encoded by the coding sequence ATGAATGACAACAATACTCGTCCGGCGAATTTCGATCCGCTGGATATGAATAATTATAGAATAGAGCAACTCCCGAAAATGAAAAAATCGGGATTTGAAAAATGGATGGCAATAGTAGGCGGACCATTGGCGCTGTTAGTGTTTATCTTGATATACTGGGTTGTTGATATACCCTTTTTAAACACAATTTCTTCCGAAGGATTGGATACAACAGCACTTGCCCGTTTTGAGATACTTGGTCAGGAAGCATTTATACGTATAAATTACGCAATGCTTGCAATTTTTGCGGCGTCCATTGTGCTTTGGATAACAGAAGCTATACCGAATTACCTCACTTCATTATTCGTAATCTTAGCTGTTGTGCTTTGCCATGTAACCACAGAAAAAACAGCTTTTGCACAATTAGGTCATCCTGTAATGTGGTTGAATATTTTATCATTTATACTTGCGAGTATGTTGGTGAAAACAAAAGTAGCCAAACGTTTTGCACTATGGATGATGGTAAAATTCGGTAAATCCGCTACTTCAATAATTCTCTGTTTTGTAGTTATAAACATAGTATTGTCGGCTTTTATCTCCGCAACTACGGCTAAGGCTGCTATCTTGTTACCTATTTTTATGGTTATAGCTGCCATATACGGCGCAACCGGCGGCGATAACAGAAATAATTTCGGCAGAAACATAGTTTTACAAAATTTATTTCAAATAAACGTAGGTGCTTCCGGTTTTTTAACCGGTTCCGGAGCAAACCTTCTTGCGGCCGCAATGATGGCGGGAGCTTTGGGAACATCAATATTTAGTTATCAGGATTGGTTTGTTGCAGCCTTTCCATTGGCATTAATACTAATTATCTTAGGTTGGCTTATCGGAACAAAAGTAATTTTTCCTTTAAAACCCGAAGAACGCAAACCTCAAATCGAAGGTGGAATGCAACGTATGAAAGAGGAACTCGACAAAATGGGTAAAATGAGTTTTCAGGAATATAAAGCAATTGCAATTTTTGTAGCTGTTTTAGTGCTATGGGCAACTGATAAACAGCACGGTATCAGTCAAACTACCGTTGCGTTCGGCGGTGCAATCTTAGCCTTACTGCCTAAAATTGGTATTGTTAATTGGAATGATGTGGATATTCCTTGGCATTTGATGATATTTTCTGCCGGCGCTTATGTTCTTGGAGTCGGATTTGATGTTACCGGACTTCCTGCAACTTTAGTAGATGTAGGTTTTGATCATCTCGGAATTACTAATAATACTCCTTATTGGGTTTTGTTTTTATTGATTACTTTTTTGATGCTTTTCAGCGCATTAGTGTTTCAGTCCAAAACAATGCGAACGTTAATATTTATACCCATAGCTTTAGGTATAGAACAAAGATTCGGATTTCCTACTTTAAGTTTGGCTTTTCCCGCGGCATTATTAATTGAACATGTGTATGTTCTGCCGTTTAATAGTAAACCTGCTGCTTTACTTTATAC
- a CDS encoding glycosyltransferase: MKILVLLSRVPYPIEKGDKLRAYNFIRELSKSNEIHLFAVDDCNTKAENIEHLKQYCKTITVVPISTFSKFFNAIVAFLKGIPLQAGFFYSKHINKIFKSKLEEIKPDHIFCQLIRVNEYVRFIDLPKTIDIQDTMSLNFGRSAKQLKSIKKYVYKFESKRLKKYEHNIFNIYDNKILISESDKRNYPHKNRDEIRIIPNGVDYNFFKPVEHEKTVDVIFTGNMGYIPNVDGSIFLVKEILPILIKEKPEIRVMIAGANPHSDVKHLESKNVIITGWVEDIRKCYSSAKIFIAPMRIGTGLQNKLLEAMAMQMPCITTSLANESLKAKNNEEILIADDKTGLAKHIINLLNNEVLASKIALNGYDFVKRNYDWTKAGDELNNIIQSTKRK; the protein is encoded by the coding sequence ATGAAAATATTAGTATTACTTTCTCGCGTTCCTTATCCTATCGAAAAAGGGGATAAACTTAGGGCATATAATTTCATCAGAGAACTTTCCAAGTCTAATGAAATTCATTTGTTCGCAGTTGACGACTGTAATACTAAAGCTGAAAATATAGAACATCTGAAACAATATTGCAAAACAATAACAGTTGTTCCTATTTCAACATTCAGTAAATTCTTTAATGCAATTGTAGCTTTTCTTAAAGGAATACCATTACAAGCAGGATTTTTTTACTCAAAACATATCAATAAGATTTTTAAATCTAAATTGGAAGAGATAAAACCCGATCATATTTTTTGTCAGCTGATTCGCGTAAATGAATATGTTAGGTTTATCGACCTGCCAAAAACCATTGATATTCAAGACACAATGTCTTTGAATTTCGGTCGTAGCGCAAAGCAATTAAAATCGATAAAGAAATACGTTTACAAATTCGAATCGAAACGTTTAAAAAAGTACGAACATAATATTTTTAATATCTACGATAACAAAATCCTTATTTCCGAATCAGACAAGAGAAACTATCCTCACAAAAACCGTGATGAAATAAGAATAATCCCAAATGGCGTTGATTATAATTTCTTTAAACCTGTAGAACATGAGAAGACTGTTGATGTAATTTTTACAGGAAACATGGGTTACATTCCTAATGTTGACGGTTCTATATTTCTTGTCAAAGAAATTTTACCTATTCTAATTAAGGAGAAACCTGAGATAAGAGTTATGATTGCAGGCGCAAATCCGCATTCGGACGTTAAGCACCTCGAATCTAAAAATGTTATTATAACCGGCTGGGTTGAGGATATTCGGAAATGTTATTCGAGTGCAAAAATTTTCATTGCTCCAATGCGTATCGGCACAGGACTTCAAAATAAACTTCTGGAAGCAATGGCAATGCAAATGCCCTGTATTACCACTTCCTTGGCAAATGAATCGCTGAAGGCAAAAAATAATGAGGAAATTCTAATTGCAGATGATAAAACAGGTTTGGCAAAACACATAATCAATCTTTTAAACAATGAAGTTCTGGCAAGTAAAATAGCTTTAAACGGATATGACTTTGTTAAAAGAAATTATGATTGGACAAAAGCAGGAGATGAGTTAAATAATATTATTCAATCAACTAAAAGGAAATAA
- a CDS encoding OprO/OprP family phosphate-selective porin, protein MKRIILFLVVVTIFAATGFAQEATTQKDQYGITVTSKPVSVFEEDGILVFRGDKYRIWLDTRIQADFSGYFGENPDFDKIGDGASIRRARFAVKAQITPDWYGEIDIDAADGVFELKDAIIRYTGVKNLEIQAGNFKENFSISRNTTSRYLQFMERPMVVQALTPSRFIGLNVKYSVPVFWASAGIAFQEIAGSEERIYVEDNNKDYGRGSGLSYTGKIVVRPLYQMSDASLHIGGAISYRNPKSSVSTGDYGSTRFSTRNSTTVNRKKYLDTDLIRDTKFDLLYTVELAGHYKGLRYEGAYIWDNVFIKEDSQYNTETKLMQGWYFQAGYLLLGGTQSYDVGGAKYSKISGGRKWGDIELCLRYEFIDLNDFEGGVYGGSAEAYTAGINVYFGKNFKFAVNYQYNNNDRYANGRGKLFVGYDADGNPTKDYTKVVAADGKAGVDYHMLSCRFQVAF, encoded by the coding sequence ATGAAAAGAATTATTCTTTTTTTAGTCGTTGTAACAATATTTGCTGCGACCGGTTTTGCTCAAGAAGCAACAACCCAAAAAGACCAGTATGGTATTACTGTTACTTCAAAACCTGTTAGTGTTTTTGAAGAAGACGGTATTCTAGTATTCAGAGGTGATAAATATAGAATCTGGTTGGATACTCGTATTCAAGCGGATTTTTCTGGTTACTTCGGTGAAAATCCGGATTTTGATAAAATCGGTGACGGCGCTTCTATAAGAAGGGCCAGATTTGCCGTTAAGGCTCAGATCACACCGGATTGGTATGGCGAAATTGATATTGATGCTGCCGATGGTGTTTTCGAATTAAAAGATGCTATTATTCGCTATACAGGGGTGAAAAATCTTGAAATACAGGCCGGTAACTTTAAGGAAAATTTTTCGATATCTCGTAATACTACATCAAGATACCTGCAATTTATGGAACGGCCTATGGTTGTTCAAGCATTAACCCCAAGTAGATTCATTGGTCTTAATGTAAAATATTCTGTTCCTGTGTTTTGGGCGTCGGCAGGTATTGCTTTCCAGGAAATTGCAGGTTCGGAGGAGCGTATTTATGTAGAAGATAACAATAAAGATTACGGTCGCGGTTCCGGTTTATCATATACCGGAAAAATAGTTGTTCGTCCCTTATATCAAATGTCTGATGCAAGTTTACATATCGGTGGAGCAATTTCTTACAGAAATCCTAAATCAAGTGTAAGTACCGGCGATTACGGATCTACTCGCTTCAGCACCCGTAACAGCACTACTGTTAACCGTAAAAAATATTTAGACACAGACCTTATAAGAGATACTAAATTTGATTTGTTGTACACAGTCGAACTTGCCGGTCATTATAAAGGTTTAAGATATGAAGGTGCTTATATTTGGGATAATGTTTTTATTAAAGAAGATTCTCAGTATAATACCGAAACAAAACTTATGCAAGGCTGGTATTTTCAAGCAGGTTATCTGCTGCTCGGAGGTACCCAAAGCTATGACGTAGGCGGAGCAAAGTACAGTAAAATATCCGGAGGTAGAAAATGGGGTGACATTGAGTTATGTTTGAGATATGAATTTATCGATTTAAATGATTTTGAAGGTGGCGTTTATGGCGGTTCGGCCGAAGCTTATACCGCAGGCATTAATGTTTATTTCGGTAAAAATTTCAAATTTGCTGTTAATTATCAATATAATAATAACGACCGTTATGCAAACGGTAGAGGTAAATTATTTGTCGGATATGATGCTGATGGAAATCCGACTAAAGATTATACAAAGGTTGTCGCTGCCGACGGAAAAGCAGGAGTTGATTATCACATGTTATCATGCAGATTCCAGGTAGCATTCTAA